The following are encoded in a window of Panicum virgatum strain AP13 chromosome 5N, P.virgatum_v5, whole genome shotgun sequence genomic DNA:
- the LOC120673993 gene encoding probably inactive leucine-rich repeat receptor-like protein kinase At3g28040 yields MATSTPPASLLLLQRLLPLTLLLFIGGAPATARAADMPMPVNEEVLGLVVFKSALSDPSGALATWTESDATPCGWRCVECDPATSRVLRLSLSGLALSGPMPRGLDRLPALQELTLARNNLSGPLPPGLSLLKSLRSLDLSYNAFSGPLPDDVALLASLRYLDLTGNAFSGPLPAAFPPTVRFLMLSDNQFSGPVPEGLPKSPLLLHLNLSGNQLSGSPDFAGALWPLERLRTLDLSRNQFSGPVTDGIARLHNLKTVSLSGNRFFGAVPQDIGQCPHLSTLDLSSNAFDGHLPDSIAQLASLVYLSASGNRLSGDVPAWLGKLAAVQHLDLSDNALTGTLPDSLGDLKALRYLSLSRNQLSGSVPASLSGCAKLAELHLRGNNLSGSIPGALFDVGLETLDMSSNALSGVLPSGSTRMAENLQWLDLSGNQLTGGIPAEMPLFFKLRYLNLSRNDLRTQLPPELGLLRNLTVLDLRSTGLYGAMPADLCESGSLAVLQLDGNSLAGPIPDSIGNCSSLYLLSLGHNGLTGPIPAGISELKKLEILRLECNKLGGEIPQQLGALENLLAVNISHNRLVGRLPASGVFQSLDASALEGNLGICSPLVTEPCRMNVPKPLVLDPNEYPHGGGDNNLEANGAGAGLPRKRRFLSVSAMVAICAALVIILGVVVITLLNVSARRRAALAGGVPEQPQRKELDESIVTSSSSSAGKLAAGKVVTFGPGSSLRSEDLVAGADALLSKATEIGRGAFGTVYRASVGGGRVVAIKKLAAAKSRDDFDREARVLGKARHPNLLPLKGYYWTPQLQLLISDYAAHGSLEARLHGGGGRAALTWEERFRVVAGTARGLAHLHQAFRPPLIHYNVKPSNVFLDERCNPMVGDFGLARLLPNSKRQAAMMGYVAPELACQSLRVNEKCDIYGLGVLILELVTGRKAVEYGEDDVVVLQDQVRVLLEHGNALECVDPGMGADFPEDEVLPVLKLGMVCTSQIPSNRPSMAEVVQILQVIKAPVAVGRPPASEF; encoded by the exons ATGGCTACTTCCACCCCTCCTGCCAGCCTCCTGCTGCTCCAGCGCCTGCTCCCGTTAACGCTGCTGCTGTTCATTGGCGGCGCGCCAGcgacggcgcgcgccgccgacaTGCCGATGCCGGTCAACGAGGAGGTGCTGGGGCTGGTGGTCTTCAAGTCGGCGCTCTCCGACCCGTCCGGCGCGCTGGCCACGTGGACGGAGTCCGACGCCACGCCCTGCGGCTGGCGCTGCGTCGAGTGCGACCCGGCCACCTCCCGGGTGCTCCGCCTCTCGCTCTCCGGCCTCGCGCTCTCCGGCCCCATGCCGCGGGGCCTCGACCGCCTCCCCGCGCTCCAGGAGCTCACCCTCGCCCGCAACAACCTCTCCGGCCCGCTCCCGCCGGGCCTCTCCCTGCTCAAGTCGCTCCGCTCGCTCGACCTCTCCTACAACGCCTTCTCCGGCCCGCTCCCCGACGACGTCGCGCTGCTCGCCTCCCTGCGCTACCTCGACCTCACCGGCAACGCCTTCTCCGGCCCGCTCCCGGCCGCATTCCCTCCGACCGTCCGCTTCCTCATGCTGTCCGACAACCAGTTCTCCGGCCCGGTACCAGAGGGCCTGCCCAAGAGCCCGCTGCTGCTCCACCTCAACCTGTCCGGCAACCAGCTCTCCGGCTCGCCGGACTTCGCGGGCGCGCTCTGGCCGCTCGAGCGCCTGCGCACGCTCGACCTGTCACGCAACCAGTTCTCGGGCCCCGTCACCGACGGCATTGCCAGGCTCCACAACCTCAAGACCGTCAGCCTCAGCGGCAACAGGTTCTTCGGCGCCGTCCCGCAGGACATCGGCCAGTGCCCGCACCTCAGCACCCTCGATCTGAGCTCCAACGCGTTCGACGGCCACCTCCCGGACTCCATCGCCCAGCTCGCCTCGCTGGTCTACCTCTCCGCGTCCGGCAACCGGCTCTCCGGCGACGTCCCCGCCTGGCTTGGCAAGCTGGCCGCGGTGCAGCACCTGGACTTGTCCGACAACGCGCTCACCGGAACGCTGCCGGACTCGCTCGGCGACCTCAAGGCCCTCAGGTACCTGAGCCTGTCCCGGAACCAGCTCTCCGGCTCCGTCCCGGCCTCGTTGTCCGGGTGCGCCAAGCTCGCCGAGCTGCACCTGCGGGGCAACAACCTCAGCGGCAGCATCCCTGGCGCGCTGTTCGACGTCGGGCTCGAGACGCTCGACATGTCGTCCAACGCGCTGTCGGGCGTCCTGCCGTCCGGCTCCACGAGGATGGCGGAGAACCTGCAGTGGCTGGACCTCTCCGGCAACCAGCTCACCGGCGGCATCCCCGCGGAGATGCCGCTCTTCTTCAAGCTCCGGTACCTGAACCTGTCCCGCAACGACCTCCGCACGCAgctgccgccggagctcggcctGCTCCGCAACCTGACGGTGCTCGACCTGCGCAGCACCGGCCTGTACGGGGCGATGCCCGCCGACCTCTGCGAGTCCGGGAGCCTCGCCGTGCTCCAGCTCGACGGCAACTCCCTCGCTGGCCCCATCCCCGACAGCATCGGGAATTGTTCGTCACTGTACCTACT GAGCTTGGGGCACAACGGCCTGACGGGGCCGATCCCGGCGGGCATTTCGGAGCTGAAGAAGCTGGAGATCTTGCGGCTGGAGTGCAACAAGCTGGGCGGCGAGATCCCGCAGCAGCTGGGCGCGCTGGAGAACCTCCTGGCCGTGAACATCTCGCACAACCGCCTGGTGGGGCGGCTGCCGGCGTCGGGCGTGTTCCAGAGCCTGGACGCGAGCGCGCTGGAGGGCAACCTGGGCATCTGCAGCCCGCTGGTGACGGAGCCGTGCAGGATGAACGTGCCCAAGCCGCTGGTGCTGGACCCCAACGAGTacccgcacggcggcggcgacaacaACCTCGAGGCgaacggcgccggcgcggggctGCCGAGGAAGCGGCGGTTCCTGAGCGTGTCCGCGATGGTGGCCATCTGCGCGGCGCTCGTGATCATCCTCGGCGTCGTCGTGATCACCTTGCTCAACGTGTCGGCCCGGCGGAGGGCGGCCCTGGCCGGCGGGGTCCCCGAGCAGCCGCAGCGCAAGGAGCTGGATGAGAGCATCGTCACTTCCAGCTCGTCGTCGGCCGgcaagctcgccgccggcaaggTGGTGACGTTCGGGCCGGGAAGCAGCCTCCGCTCCGAGGACCtggtcgccggcgccgacgcgctGCTGAGCAAGGCGACGGAGATCGGGCGCGGCGCGTTCGGGACGGTGTACCGCGCGTCGGTCGGCGGGGGGCGGGTGGTGGCGATCAAGAAGCTGGCGGCGGCCAAGTCCCGCGACGACTTCGACCGCGAGGCGCGTGTGCTGGGCAAGGCGAGGCACCCGAACCTGCTGCCGCTCAAGGGCTACTACTGGACGCCGCAGCTCCAGCTGCTGATCAGCGACTACGCGGCGCACGGCAGCCTGGAGGcgcggctccacggcggcggcgggcgggcggcgctgacGTGGGAGGAGCGGTTCCGGGTGGTGGCCGGCACGGCCCGCGGGCTGGCGCACCTGCACCAGGCGTTCCGGCCGCCGCTGATCCACTACAACGTGAAGCCGAGCAACGTCTTCCTGGACGAGCGGTGCAACCCGATGGTGGGCGACTTCGGGCTGGCGCGGCTGCTGCCGAATTCGAAGCGGCAGGCGGCGATGATGGGGTACGTGGCGCCGGAGCTGGCGTGCCAGAGCCTGCGGGTGAACGAGAAGTGCGACATCTACGGGCTGGGCGTGCTGATCCTGGAGCTGGTGACGGGGCGGAAGGCGGTGGAGTACGGGGAGGACGacgtggtggtgctgcaggacCAGGTGCGGGTGCTGCTGGAGCACGGGAACGCGCTCGAGTGCGTCGACCCCGGGATGGGCGCCGACTTCCCGGAGGACGAGGTGCTGCCGGTGCTCAAGCTGGGCATGGTGTGCACGTCGCAGATCCCCTCCAACCGCCCGTCCATGGCGGAGGTGGTCCAGATCCTGCAGGTCATCAAGGCCCCCGTGGCCGTGGGCCGCCCGCCtgcttctgaattctga
- the LOC120672176 gene encoding xylan glycosyltransferase MUCI21-like → MPMAASKLAAVPKGLGAVEDAKNKPRWGFVQFLFLLSVVLCVLLYAPRVFVLAPHGGIDVVGFFTTPNSSSKGSGSPVLPQRAVGSAGDDDDDGGRLFLDNQVHSPCSSMRNHTICCDRSSVHTDVCFMAGDVRTDAASLSLLLLPPPRDHHQHQAAPPNGTSSTEEEEERVRPYPRKWESLIMAKVPEVRLRVARPEEAAEHRCDVRHDAPLLVMSAGGYTGNLFHAFNDGFLPSWLTVQHLRRRVVLGVLSYNPWWAGTFREIISGLSEYHVVDLVRDKRTHCFPGAIVGTRFHGVLVVDPARLRDNKTIVDFHQLLADAYETKANKAEQQGTSSSRPRPRPRLGIVSRKGTRVIENQAAVARLASSIGFDVDVLETATGLPLPAWYASVSACDALVGVHGADLTTFLFLRPGRASLAQIAPLGVSAIARDCFGGPAARMGVAYEQYEVGVEESSLARRYAADDVVVADPERAKRDKGGWGLVARVYLGGQNVSLDLGRFAETLARLHSHALRRRRW, encoded by the coding sequence ATGCCCATGGCGGCCTCGAAACTGGCCGCCGTGCCCAAGGGCCTCGGCGCCGTGGAAGACGCCAAGAATAAGCCCAGGTGGGGTTTCGTCCAGTTCCTCTTCTTGCTCTCCGTCGTCCTCTGCGTGCTCCTCTACGCGCCGCGCGTCTTCGTCCTCGCTCCGCATGGCGGTATCGACGTCGTCGGCTTCTTCACCACGCCGAATTCGTCATCCAAGGGGAGCGGATCGCCGGTGCTGCCGCAGCGCGCTGTCGGCAGTGcgggagacgacgacgacgacggtggtCGTCTGTTCCTTGACAACCAGGTGCACTCCCCGTGCTCGTCCATGCGCAACCACACCATATGCTGCGACCGCTCGAGCGTCCACACCGACGTCTGCTTCATGGCCGGCGACGTGCGCACGGACGCCGCGTCcctgtcgctgctgctgctcccgccgccgcgcgaccaccaccagcaccaggCGGCGCCGCCGAACGGTACATCGtcgacggaggaggaggaggaaagggTGCGTCCCTACCCGCGCAAGTGGGAGAGCCTGATCATGGCGAAGGTCCCGGAGGTGCGGCTCCGGGTggcgcggccggaggaggcggcggagcaccgGTGCGACGTCCGTCACGACGCGCCGCTCCTCGTCATGTCCGCGGGGGGCTACACCGGCAACCTGTTCCACGCGTTCAACGACGGGTTCCTGCCGTCGTGGCTGACGGTGCAGCACCTCCGGCGGCGCGTCGTGCTGGGCGTGCTGTCGTACAACCCGTGGTGGGCTGGCACGTTCCGCGAGATCATCTCCGGGCTGTCGGAGTACCACGTGGTGGACCTGGTCCGCGACAAGCGGACGCATTGCTTCCCCGGCGCCATCGTGGGCACCCGCTTCCACGGCGTGCTCGTCGTCGACCCCGCCAGGCTCCGGGACAACAAGACCATCGTGGACTTCCACCAGCTCCTGGCCGACGCGTACGAGACGAAGGCCAACAAGGCCGAGCAGCAGGGCACGAGCAGCAGCAGACCAAGACCAAGACCGAGGCTCGGGATCGTGTCGCGCAAGGGGACGCGCGTGATCGAGAaccaggcggcggtggcgcggctggCGTCGTCGATCGGGTTCGACGTGGACGTGCTGGAGACGGCGACCgggctgccgctgccggcgtGGTACGCGTCGGTGAGCGCGTGCGACGCGCTGGTGGGCGTGCACGGCGCGGACCTGACCACGTTCCTGTTCCTCCGGCCGGGGCGCGCGTCGCTGGCCCAGATCGCGCCGCTGGGCGTGTCCGCGATCGCGCGCGACTGCttcggcgggccggcggcgaggatggggGTGGCGTACGAGCAGTACGAGGTGGGCGTGGAGGAGAGCTCGCTGGCGCGCAGGTACGCGGCGGACGACGTGGTGGTGGCGGACCCGGAGCGGGCGAAGCGGGACAAGGGGGGGTGGGGCCTGGTGGCGCGCGTGTACCTGGGCGGGCAGAACGTGAGCCTGGACCTGGGCAGGTTCGCCGAGACGCTGGCCAGGCTGCACTCGCAcgccctgcggcggcggcggtggtag
- the LOC120674011 gene encoding probable NAD kinase 1, producing the protein MSLDELADKEASSPEEIQLVQSDAKFRSFSPPPIPIPAAPGIRSLVDSVSDERLDVIASHQRENGSISTVSSTVSSLESEKAAYEFLAQTPIKSTDAHLVEFSEAMRTVAKALRRVAEGKAAAQAEATEWKRKYELEMAHKQQSKVKGCGSYINNDLDKLASQLTLDTAASDQLGCCGKHGICSHEVLQDEVPGPIPRSNHKMVGRKASFKLSWGCNGDKNGQHKHDFVSFEKGDITTTERSNKQILLKWESQPQTVLFITKPNSNSVRVLCAEMVRWLKEHKNINVFVEPRVSKELITEDSSYNFVQTWDNDDEIKLLHTKVDLIVTLGGDGTVLWAASLFKGPVPPVVAFSLGSLGFMTPFLSEQYRDCLDNVLNGPFSITLRNRLQCHVIRDAAKEELVTEEPILVLNEVTIDRGISSYLTYLECYCDSSFVTCVQGDGLIISTTSGSTAYSLAAGGSMVHPQVPGILFTPICPHSLSFRPLILPEYVTLRVQVPYNSRGSAWASFDGKDRKQLSPGDALICSISPWPVPTACLADSTTDFLRSIHEGLHWNLRKSQSFDGPRD; encoded by the exons ATGTCGCTCGACGAGCTCGCCGACAAG GAGGCGTCATCACCCGAGGAAATTCAGCTTGTGCAGTCGGATGCCAAGTTCCGGAGCTTCAGCCCACCGCCGATTCCGATCCCAGCTGCTCCGGGCATCAGATCATTGGTCGATTCG GTTTCTGACGAGAGATTAGATGTCATTGCCTCACATCAACGTGAAAATGGATCCATCTCTACAGTTAGCTCTACTGTTAGTTCACTAGAATCAGAGAAAGCTGCCTATGAATTCCTTGCTCAAACTCCTATCAAGTCAACCGATGCACACCTTGTTGAGTTTTCAGAGGCTATGAGAA CTGTTGCAAAAGCCTTACGACGAGTGGCTGAAGGCAAGGCTGCTGCTCAAGCAGAGGCGACAGAGTGGAAACGCAAGTATGAATTAGAGATGGCGCACAAGCAACAGAGTAAAGTCAAAG GCTGTGGCAGTTATATCAATAATGACTTAGACAAACTGGCCAGTCAACTAACCCTGGACACAGCTGCATCTGATCAATTAGGATGTTGTGGAAAACATGGTATATGTTCACATGAGGTTCTCCAGGACGAAGTTCCTGGACCTATCCCAAGATCTAATCACAAGATGGTTGGGAGAAAGGCATCATTTAAACTTTCATGGGGATGTAATGGGGATAAAAATGGCCAGCATAAGCATGATTTTGTGTCCTTTGAAAAAGGTGATATAACAACAACAGAACGGAGCAATAAGCAG ATCTTACTGAAATGGGAATCACAACCTCAAACAGTGCTTTTTATAACTAAACCTAATTCCAACTCTGTGCGCGTTCTTTGTGCAGAAATGGTCAG ATGGCTTAAGGAgcataaaaatataaatgtcTTTGTTGAGCCACGTGTTAGCAAGGAGCTTATAACAGAGGATTCATCTTACAATTTCGTCCAAACATGGGATAATG ATGATGAGATAAAGCTGCTGCAcacaaaggttgatctcattgTAACTCTTGGCGGTGATGGAACTGTTCTGTGG GCTGCATCATTGTTCAAAGGACCAGTTCCTCCAGTTGTTGCATTCTCCCTCGGATCACTGGGCTTCATGACACCTTTCC TGAGCGAGCAATACCGTGATTGCTTAGACAATGTGCTGAACGGACCCTTTAGCATCACACTAAGAAACCGTCTGCAGTGTCATGTAATCCGTGATGCAGCAAAGGAGGAACTCGTGACTGAGGAGCCAATCTTAGTGTTAAATGAAGTTACAATCGACCGAGGAATATCATCTTACCTTACCTACCTGGAATGCTACTGCGACAGTTCTTTTGTTACTTGTGTACAAGGAGATGGACTAATCATTTCAACTACATCTGGAAGCACAGCATATTCACTAGCAGCTGGAGGATCCATGGTCCATCCGCAG GTCCCAGGGATCCTTTTCACCCCAATCTGCCCGCATTCCTTGTCATTCAGACCTTTGATACTGCCTGAATACGTGACTCTGCGTGTTCAAGTGCCTTACAATAGCAGGGGGTCTGCCTGGGCATCTTTCGATGGCAAAGATCGAAAGCAGCTATCACCTGGCGACGCCCTGATATGCAGCATATCTCCTTGGCCTGTGCCCACAGCCTGCCTGGCGGACTCAACAACCGATTTCCTCCGCAGCATCCATGAGGGCCTCCACTGGAACCTGAGGAAATCCCAGTCATTTGATGGCCCGCGTGATTGA
- the LOC120674438 gene encoding uncharacterized protein LOC120674438, whose translation MALRSLLSKMKALPLPRQVLGSGACATAPKPKPESWATIRAKFEDVCFRNGSVDELIRAMDPAMHKRMMKLSDDKIWRENLKGHCLVVLVSVVGFGSVGYIRARL comes from the exons ATGGCGCTGCGCTCTCTCCTCAGCAAGATGAAGGCCCTTCCCCTCCCGCGTCAGGTGCTGGGCTCTGGCGCCTGTGCAACAGCCCCCAAGCCCAAG CCTGAGTCATGGGCCACAATCCGTGCAAAATTTGAAGATGTTTGCTTCAGAAATGGTTCCGTGGATGAATTAATTCGTGCCATGGACCCTGCCATGCATAAACGGATGATGAA GCTCAGTGACGACAAGATTTGGAGGGAGAATCTGAAGGGCCACTGCCTTGTGGTGCTGGTTTCAGTTGTAGGCTTTGGTTCCGTGGGGTACATTAGAGCTCGTCTTTAA